A stretch of Sulfurimonas autotrophica DSM 16294 DNA encodes these proteins:
- the nuoN gene encoding NADH-quinone oxidoreductase subunit NuoN, which yields MLAPINISMESLNVMTLAPMLIPVVGALLILVIDVIKGGLHKSLYVVLSLLFLAMDFFSLLDASALFTQNGTVLGMFDVMLVDGLALLAQFVIVIASMLFIPLALTHKRFHEFSYPEFFALFLFMISGFQFMVATDNIILVFVGLETSSLALYTLIAMHNRDKSFEAAVKYFTMGALAAGFFSFGAMIFYALTGSVEINKIALVLAANGYADIGYVLVGVAFMLAAFAFKLSLIPFHTWAPDVYEGSSAPMAGYMSIVPKIAAFVVAMRFFEFLVHSGIVWLDIVLYAFVIITMTVANMWALVQTDVKRMLAYSSISHAGFVMAAILIGTTQANSALFLYWVLFTFTNLGSFSMLWISRQKSIPEHQMSDHSYDKFAGMIKTAPVAAMIMGLFMLSLAGVPPFALFWGKIYLISSAVTSGYTVLALIMALNSAIAGYYYLKLIVYMFMKEPVMGNGGHMYVANATLALKTIIGIAAVGTIFAFVAINPLLEFITAFVYNSGY from the coding sequence ATGTTAGCGCCAATAAATATTTCGATGGAGTCATTAAATGTAATGACTCTTGCTCCTATGCTGATACCTGTAGTAGGTGCACTGTTAATCTTAGTGATTGACGTTATCAAGGGTGGCCTTCACAAATCACTCTATGTAGTACTGAGTTTACTCTTTTTAGCGATGGACTTCTTCTCACTGCTTGATGCTTCTGCACTGTTTACTCAAAACGGTACCGTATTAGGTATGTTTGATGTTATGCTGGTTGACGGTTTGGCTCTTTTAGCTCAGTTTGTGATTGTTATTGCTTCGATGCTTTTTATTCCATTGGCATTGACACATAAGCGTTTCCATGAATTTTCATATCCTGAGTTTTTTGCACTCTTTTTGTTTATGATTTCAGGTTTCCAATTTATGGTGGCAACAGATAACATTATCTTGGTCTTTGTAGGGCTTGAAACATCATCTCTAGCGCTTTATACATTGATTGCTATGCATAACCGTGATAAATCTTTTGAAGCAGCAGTCAAATACTTTACAATGGGTGCATTAGCAGCCGGTTTTTTCAGTTTTGGTGCGATGATTTTTTATGCTCTAACTGGTTCAGTAGAAATAAATAAAATAGCTTTAGTCCTGGCTGCAAACGGTTATGCCGATATCGGTTATGTACTTGTCGGTGTTGCCTTTATGCTGGCTGCATTTGCTTTTAAACTTTCACTTATTCCGTTTCATACGTGGGCACCTGATGTGTATGAGGGCTCATCTGCACCAATGGCAGGTTATATGTCAATTGTACCAAAAATAGCTGCTTTTGTAGTTGCTATGAGATTTTTTGAATTTTTGGTGCATAGCGGTATCGTATGGCTAGACATAGTTTTATATGCATTTGTGATTATTACAATGACAGTAGCAAACATGTGGGCGCTGGTACAAACAGATGTGAAGCGTATGCTGGCATACAGTTCTATTTCACATGCAGGTTTTGTTATGGCTGCTATTTTGATAGGGACGACACAGGCCAACAGTGCACTCTTTTTATATTGGGTTCTGTTTACATTTACTAACCTTGGTTCGTTTTCTATGTTGTGGATATCACGTCAAAAAAGTATACCGGAACATCAAATGTCAGATCACTCTTATGATAAATTTGCAGGTATGATTAAAACTGCACCGGTAGCTGCTATGATAATGGGTCTTTTTATGTTGAGTTTAGCAGGTGTTCCTCCATTTGCACTCTTTTGGGGTAAAATTTATTTAATCAGTTCAGCAGTAACAAGCGGATATACAGTCCTTGCGCTTATTATGGCCCTGAATTCTGCAATAGCAGGTTATTATTACTTAAAATTGATTGTATATATGTTTATGAAAGAACCGGTTATGGGTAATGGTGGGCATATGTATGTTGCAAATGCTACATTGGCTCTTAAAACTATTATCGGTATAGCGGCAGTAGGAACTATATTTGCTTTTGTTGCAATAAACCCGCTATTAGAGTTTATTACGGCTTTTGTATATAATAGTGGATACTAA
- a CDS encoding NADH-quinone oxidoreductase subunit M — protein MLDHILSLLIFFPALAAVFGFMIQKESMRVYGVSVAAIEFALALWLWYVFDGSVSGMQFMESLPLVPSFGINYTLGVDGISVFIIILSAFFTLLGIGSLTDTPKVKYMIITLLFLQMTMVGVFAALDAIVFYIFWELSLVPMLYIIGAWGGPLRIYASIKFFLYTFAGSLVMLVGMLFMAYFYYQATGVWSFALLDWYRLILPETFQLWLFAAFFLGFAIKVPMFPFHTWLPYAHGQAPTIGSVILAAILLKMGTYAFVRFSLPLFPDASAFFMIPIAIIAIIMVIYTAMVAYAQKDIKQVVAYSSISHMGIIILGTFALNVEGISGSIFLMLGHGVVAGALFLLVGVIYDRRHTKLMSEFGGLAHVMPRYATIFGIMMMASVGMPLTINFVGEFLSLLGFYQQSHILTLLAGTGIIVGAIYMLAAYKKAFFGEVTNEKNKNLPDINKKELFGLIPLVIVAIWLGVYPKPVLEPINNSVKSIVQLMHNKSTTELAKERIPNLVKPKVVVIEKTIIEEVH, from the coding sequence ATGTTAGATCATATTTTATCGTTATTAATTTTCTTTCCGGCCTTAGCAGCTGTGTTTGGTTTTATGATACAAAAAGAGAGTATGCGTGTATACGGTGTCTCAGTTGCTGCGATTGAGTTTGCACTGGCATTGTGGTTGTGGTATGTCTTTGACGGCAGCGTATCAGGTATGCAGTTTATGGAAAGTCTTCCGTTAGTTCCCTCTTTTGGAATAAATTATACCTTAGGGGTTGACGGTATTTCAGTATTTATTATTATACTCTCAGCATTTTTTACACTGCTTGGAATCGGTTCTTTGACGGACACTCCAAAAGTGAAATATATGATTATTACTCTTTTGTTTTTACAAATGACGATGGTCGGTGTATTTGCTGCACTTGATGCTATTGTATTTTATATATTTTGGGAACTTTCACTTGTACCGATGCTTTATATTATCGGTGCATGGGGTGGACCATTGCGAATATATGCTTCTATAAAATTCTTTTTATATACTTTTGCAGGTTCACTTGTAATGCTTGTAGGTATGCTTTTTATGGCATATTTTTATTATCAGGCAACAGGTGTTTGGAGTTTTGCTCTTTTAGACTGGTACAGACTGATACTGCCTGAAACTTTTCAGCTATGGCTTTTTGCGGCATTTTTCCTTGGCTTTGCTATTAAGGTGCCTATGTTTCCATTTCATACGTGGCTGCCATATGCACACGGTCAGGCACCGACAATCGGTTCTGTGATTCTTGCGGCAATTCTTTTAAAGATGGGTACATATGCATTTGTAAGATTTTCATTGCCGTTATTTCCGGATGCATCGGCATTTTTTATGATTCCGATTGCGATTATAGCCATCATCATGGTTATTTACACGGCAATGGTTGCTTATGCGCAAAAAGATATTAAGCAGGTTGTTGCGTACTCTTCTATTTCTCACATGGGTATTATTATACTGGGAACATTTGCTTTAAATGTTGAAGGTATTTCAGGTTCTATCTTTTTAATGCTGGGTCATGGTGTTGTAGCAGGTGCGCTGTTTTTGCTTGTCGGTGTCATTTATGACAGACGTCATACAAAACTTATGAGTGAATTCGGCGGTTTGGCACATGTTATGCCTAGATATGCAACAATATTTGGAATTATGATGATGGCTTCAGTTGGTATGCCGCTTACAATTAACTTTGTAGGTGAATTTTTATCTCTGCTCGGCTTTTATCAGCAGTCACATATTTTGACTCTTTTAGCAGGTACCGGTATTATCGTCGGTGCTATCTATATGCTCGCAGCATATAAAAAAGCATTTTTTGGTGAAGTTACAAATGAAAAAAATAAAAATCTGCCGGATATTAACAAAAAAGAATTGTTTGGTTTAATACCATTGGTGATTGTAGCGATATGGCTGGGTGTATATCCAAAACCTGTATTGGAACCAATCAACAACAGTGTGAAATCAATTGTGCAGTTAATGCATAATAAATCTACGACAGAGTTAGCTAAAGAGAGAATTCCAAATTTAGTGAAACCAAAAGTTGTAGTTATTGAAAAAACTATTATAGAGGAGGTTCACTAA
- the nuoL gene encoding NADH-quinone oxidoreductase subunit L, with the protein MEKYLYIALFAPLVSSLFSALFTATPKKLFTGIVASLLILTSFVASTILLMYILKGGEPVHVTMMTWMATGDLYIPFGFVVDQISVTMMMVVTLVSTVVHVYSIGYMDHDKGFNRFFAWLSAFVFSMMVLVMSDNYAGLFIGWEGVGLCSWGLIGFWFHKKSATWAANEAFIMNRIADLGMLIGIFLVYWHTGTLQYDEAFAVMPSLDNATLTWMGIFLFIGAMGKSAQFPLHTWLADAMEGPTPVSALIHAATMVTAGVYLVVRSNELYSLIPNVGLFIASLGAFVAVFAASMALVNRDMKRIIAYSTLSQLGYMFAAAGLGAYWVALFHLMAHAFFKALLFLGAGNVMHAMHDELDPFKMGGLKKVMKWTWIMMTIASLALAGIFPFAGFFSKDTILEAAFAEHHFVIYGVLLFTAGLTAFYSFRLVALIFHGEERYKIFGIHPHEAYRFMLIAMSPLLILAMIAGIFKEPFFNMVEEILGAAEYHIHSHTTALIMLVGTQIFVALAILYAYKKYANKKVTVPDGTSVVENSFIYKLLFNQYYIPYFYEEYIVKPYRELSEVFWTKVDLKIVDATVDGIAGIVYGTGEKTRQMQSGNLSTMLKWMVAGLVGLLSLAVVFGLAARYSDEILAFLSALGV; encoded by the coding sequence ATGGAAAAATATTTATATATAGCACTCTTTGCTCCGCTTGTTAGTTCTTTGTTCTCAGCACTTTTTACGGCTACTCCAAAGAAACTTTTTACAGGTATTGTGGCAAGTTTACTGATATTAACTTCATTTGTTGCAAGTACAATACTTTTAATGTATATACTTAAAGGCGGAGAGCCTGTGCATGTAACAATGATGACATGGATGGCTACAGGTGATTTATACATTCCTTTTGGCTTTGTGGTGGATCAGATTTCTGTGACTATGATGATGGTTGTAACACTGGTTTCTACTGTTGTGCATGTTTACTCGATTGGGTATATGGACCATGACAAAGGATTTAACAGATTCTTTGCGTGGCTTTCAGCTTTCGTTTTTTCAATGATGGTTCTTGTTATGAGTGATAACTATGCAGGTCTTTTTATCGGTTGGGAAGGTGTCGGTCTTTGTTCTTGGGGACTAATCGGCTTCTGGTTTCATAAAAAGAGTGCTACTTGGGCAGCCAATGAAGCATTTATTATGAATCGTATCGCTGACCTTGGTATGCTTATCGGTATCTTTTTAGTATATTGGCACACAGGGACACTTCAGTATGATGAAGCATTCGCTGTAATGCCATCACTTGATAATGCAACATTGACATGGATGGGAATATTTTTGTTTATTGGTGCTATGGGTAAATCAGCACAGTTTCCACTGCATACTTGGCTTGCTGATGCGATGGAAGGTCCTACACCGGTATCTGCACTTATTCACGCAGCAACAATGGTTACGGCGGGTGTTTATCTTGTCGTGCGTTCAAATGAACTCTACAGCCTGATCCCAAATGTAGGTCTCTTTATTGCCTCTCTTGGTGCTTTTGTTGCAGTATTTGCAGCGTCTATGGCACTTGTAAACCGTGATATGAAAAGAATTATCGCTTATTCTACACTTTCACAGCTGGGTTACATGTTTGCAGCAGCAGGGCTTGGTGCTTACTGGGTTGCACTTTTTCACCTAATGGCACACGCATTCTTTAAAGCACTGTTATTCTTAGGTGCAGGTAATGTTATGCATGCTATGCATGATGAACTTGATCCGTTTAAAATGGGTGGATTGAAAAAAGTAATGAAGTGGACATGGATTATGATGACGATTGCTTCATTGGCACTGGCAGGTATCTTTCCATTTGCAGGTTTCTTCTCAAAAGATACCATTCTTGAAGCTGCGTTTGCAGAACATCACTTTGTGATTTACGGTGTACTTCTTTTCACTGCAGGTTTAACAGCATTCTATTCATTCAGACTTGTCGCACTTATCTTTCATGGGGAAGAGCGTTATAAAATTTTTGGAATTCATCCACATGAAGCATATAGATTTATGCTTATTGCAATGAGTCCATTACTGATTTTAGCTATGATTGCCGGAATTTTTAAAGAGCCTTTCTTTAACATGGTAGAAGAGATACTTGGTGCTGCTGAGTATCATATACATTCTCATACAACAGCATTAATTATGCTTGTAGGAACACAAATTTTTGTTGCTTTGGCTATTCTTTATGCATACAAAAAATATGCAAACAAAAAAGTTACAGTTCCAGACGGTACAAGTGTGGTAGAAAATTCATTTATATATAAATTATTGTTCAATCAATACTACATTCCTTACTTTTATGAAGAGTATATAGTAAAACCGTATAGAGAACTTTCAGAAGTTTTCTGGACAAAAGTTGATTTAAAAATAGTTGATGCAACTGTTGATGGGATTGCAGGTATTGTTTACGGTACCGGTGAGAAAACAAGGCAAATGCAAAGTGGTAATTTATCTACTATGCTTAAATGGATGGTAGCAGGTCTCGTTGGACTGCTGTCACTCGCTGTAGTGTTCGGACTTGCAGCAAGATATTCTGATGAGATTTTAGCATTCTTGTCAGCTTTAGGAGTTTAG
- the nuoK gene encoding NADH-quinone oxidoreductase subunit NuoK — translation MMEIGLNHYLVLSTILFAIGLVGVMRRKNLLLLFFATEILLNAVNVAFAAISHYYGDLTGQMFAFFVIAIAASEVAVGLGLLIVWYKRHNSIDLDALTTMKG, via the coding sequence ATGATGGAAATAGGCTTAAACCATTATCTAGTTTTATCTACTATTTTATTTGCTATTGGTTTAGTGGGTGTTATGCGTAGAAAAAACCTTCTTTTGCTGTTTTTTGCAACTGAAATATTATTAAATGCAGTCAATGTGGCTTTTGCTGCTATTTCACATTATTATGGTGATTTGACTGGGCAGATGTTTGCATTTTTTGTAATTGCTATTGCTGCTTCGGAAGTTGCAGTCGGTCTTGGACTCCTGATAGTATGGTATAAACGCCATAATTCAATAGACTTAGATGCATTAACAACGATGAAAGGATAA
- a CDS encoding NADH-quinone oxidoreductase subunit J, giving the protein MFEAVAFYLFAFLTIAMFYITVTTKQALYALTALAAGMIFISAFFFILGADFLGAVQIIVYTGAVMALYAFGMMFFDTTREVKEKQGNKYIIVGLSTLAAVLVVIIFAAPMVSENIVALYPAIDGVGNTQEVGLVLFTKYLIPFEVAAIMLLVAMVAGIVLAGKKMDLSITLINDAEIEEEKNKKVLS; this is encoded by the coding sequence ATGTTTGAAGCGGTAGCGTTTTACTTGTTTGCATTTTTAACGATTGCGATGTTTTACATTACAGTAACAACAAAGCAGGCGTTGTATGCATTAACTGCATTGGCAGCGGGAATGATTTTTATATCGGCATTTTTCTTTATTCTGGGTGCTGATTTTTTAGGTGCGGTGCAAATAATAGTTTACACCGGTGCGGTAATGGCTCTGTATGCTTTTGGTATGATGTTTTTTGATACGACAAGAGAAGTCAAAGAGAAGCAGGGAAATAAATACATCATCGTTGGACTTTCAACATTGGCGGCAGTTTTAGTGGTTATTATATTTGCAGCGCCTATGGTGTCTGAAAATATAGTAGCACTTTATCCTGCAATTGACGGCGTCGGCAATACGCAAGAAGTCGGTTTAGTACTTTTTACAAAATACCTTATACCATTTGAAGTAGCTGCAATTATGCTGCTTGTTGCAATGGTTGCCGGGATTGTACTTGCAGGTAAAAAAATGGATCTTTCAATTACGCTTATAAACGATGCTGAGATTGAAGAAGAAAAAAATAAAAAGGTGCTTTCATGA
- the nuoI gene encoding NADH-quinone oxidoreductase subunit NuoI — protein sequence MKMEQFNDRNVADNGYFLVDIEDYPTDGWGKFKRVVKRSFKGELFVGLWVVLREMIRFDTHTVKYPEEKMPIGPRYRAVHEMKRLWESDTERCIGCGLCEKICISDCIRIDTRIDENSRKEVSEYTINLGRCIFCGYCAEVCPELAITHGGEYENASDQREHFLLFEDMLTPIDKMKAGKQLEFEGFGAITPHEDERVKKTPLAY from the coding sequence ATGAAAATGGAACAATTTAATGACAGAAATGTAGCTGATAATGGTTACTTTTTAGTTGATATTGAAGATTATCCTACCGATGGCTGGGGTAAGTTTAAGCGTGTTGTAAAGAGAAGTTTCAAGGGTGAACTTTTTGTTGGTTTATGGGTTGTGCTTCGTGAAATGATTCGGTTCGATACTCACACAGTAAAATACCCGGAAGAAAAAATGCCTATCGGTCCTCGCTACCGTGCAGTGCATGAAATGAAAAGACTTTGGGAAAGTGATACCGAGCGTTGTATCGGCTGTGGTCTTTGTGAAAAAATCTGTATCTCTGATTGTATTCGTATAGATACACGAATAGATGAAAACTCACGTAAAGAGGTAAGTGAATATACGATTAACCTAGGGCGCTGTATTTTCTGCGGTTATTGTGCAGAAGTTTGTCCGGAGCTTGCAATTACACACGGCGGCGAGTATGAGAATGCATCAGACCAGAGGGAACATTTTCTTCTGTTTGAAGATATGTTAACACCGATAGATAAAATGAAAGCCGGAAAACAGCTTGAATTTGAAGGTTTTGGTGCGATTACACCACATGAAGATGAGCGTGTTAAAAAAACACCTCTAGCATATTAA
- the nuoH gene encoding NADH-quinone oxidoreductase subunit NuoH produces the protein MDTAYLIETIIKVVVILLIFSALAGIGTYFERKILAFMQRRLGPMYVGPYGLLQVAADGVKLFTKEDIIPTNVVGPVFKLAPVITAATAFMAAAAIPFFPQFTIFGYTVHPIVADLNIGILYILGVMAIGLYGPLLGGMASANKFALLSAARTAAVFISYEVVSGLAILAPIMMVGSLSLIDFNNYQVGGISHWIVWTQPVAFILFWISAFAETGRTPFHLIANDHEIIDGFGTEYSGMRWGLFFIGEYANMFFISFVIPLIFLGGYGDGSLLGALGLIGKVAFFFFFFLWTRAAWPDVRPDQLMWLCWKVLMPLAVINVVITGLVMMF, from the coding sequence ATGGATACAGCATATTTAATTGAAACGATAATAAAAGTCGTTGTAATCTTACTTATATTTTCTGCATTAGCGGGTATTGGTACATATTTTGAGCGTAAAATACTTGCATTTATGCAACGCCGTTTAGGGCCAATGTATGTTGGACCATACGGATTGTTGCAGGTTGCAGCAGACGGTGTAAAACTTTTTACGAAAGAAGATATTATTCCTACGAATGTTGTTGGACCTGTATTTAAACTTGCACCGGTAATTACTGCAGCAACTGCATTCATGGCTGCAGCAGCGATTCCATTTTTTCCACAATTTACGATCTTTGGTTATACGGTACATCCAATTGTGGCTGATTTGAATATTGGTATTTTATATATTTTAGGTGTAATGGCAATTGGCTTATACGGACCACTCCTTGGTGGTATGGCTTCAGCAAATAAATTTGCTCTACTTTCAGCAGCACGTACAGCAGCTGTGTTTATCTCTTATGAAGTTGTGAGTGGGTTAGCAATTTTAGCACCTATTATGATGGTTGGTTCATTATCATTGATTGATTTTAACAATTATCAAGTTGGAGGTATTAGCCATTGGATAGTATGGACACAACCTGTTGCATTTATTTTGTTCTGGATCTCTGCTTTTGCTGAAACTGGTCGTACACCTTTTCACCTCATTGCAAATGATCATGAAATTATTGATGGTTTTGGTACAGAGTATTCTGGTATGAGATGGGGTCTTTTCTTCATCGGTGAATATGCAAATATGTTCTTTATCTCATTTGTAATTCCACTTATCTTTTTAGGTGGATATGGTGATGGTAGTCTGTTAGGAGCGTTAGGATTGATAGGCAAAGTTGCATTTTTCTTTTTCTTCTTTTTATGGACAAGAGCTGCTTGGCCGGATGTAAGACCGGATCAACTTATGTGGTTGTGTTGGAAAGTTTTAATGCCATTAGCCGTGATTAATGTAGTAATCACTGGTTTAGTGATGATGTTTTAA